In the genome of Bacteroidota bacterium, one region contains:
- a CDS encoding T9SS type A sorting domain-containing protein produces TVELGIKTTTHVKIVVYNSLGKEISNICDKDLFTGAYKFDWDATQSGIYFIKTIVGEKPVVKRVVVLE; encoded by the coding sequence AACCGTTGAACTTGGAATTAAAACTACAACTCATGTAAAAATTGTAGTGTATAATTCTTTGGGGAAAGAAATATCAAATATTTGTGATAAAGACCTTTTTACAGGAGCATACAAATTTGATTGGGACGCAACACAAAGCGGAATTTATTTTATAAAAACAATTGTTGGAGAAAAACCTGTGGTTAAGAGGGT